The following proteins come from a genomic window of Streptomyces sp. NBC_00539:
- a CDS encoding ADP-ribosylglycohydrolase family protein, whose protein sequence is MTLTPLTLDDRAAGCLVGAAVGDALGGPVEGWSPDRIVERHGGRVHGIVGPWYEDWRTARPLAPYHKGDGHVTDDTLMTHALVRVYEAVRDHLDAYAIAEHLVPDLMTNPRWIPELEAEALPLQRIFLAEKWIVARLHYAHADPREAGNGNIVNCGAAMYMAPVGLVNAGNPAGAYAEALDVAGAHQSSYGREAAGVFAAAVAAACVPGATAGSVVETAVSLAKDGTRAAIEAVRDVARGCRDFESALVPLREAVAPYDSVGPDYREPSLGARRPSRLHSIEELPIALGMLLIADGAYEGSVLGAVNYGRDCDSTATMAGALSGALNGLSAVPEAWAKQVAEASRLDLHAPAAALTAVAREVFTRDRDRRRAHESAFTTIAALQ, encoded by the coding sequence ATGACCCTCACCCCCCTCACCCTCGACGACCGGGCGGCCGGCTGTCTGGTCGGCGCGGCCGTCGGCGACGCCCTCGGCGGCCCGGTGGAGGGCTGGTCCCCGGACCGGATCGTCGAGCGGCACGGCGGCCGCGTGCACGGCATCGTCGGCCCCTGGTACGAGGACTGGCGCACCGCCCGCCCGCTCGCGCCGTACCACAAGGGCGACGGCCACGTCACCGACGACACCCTGATGACCCACGCCCTGGTACGGGTCTACGAGGCCGTACGCGACCACCTCGACGCCTACGCGATCGCCGAGCACCTGGTCCCCGACCTGATGACGAACCCCCGCTGGATCCCGGAACTCGAAGCCGAGGCCCTGCCCCTCCAGCGGATCTTCCTCGCGGAGAAGTGGATCGTGGCCCGGCTGCACTACGCGCACGCCGATCCGCGCGAGGCGGGCAACGGCAACATCGTCAACTGCGGGGCGGCGATGTACATGGCGCCGGTCGGGCTCGTCAACGCCGGCAACCCGGCGGGCGCGTACGCGGAGGCGCTGGACGTGGCCGGGGCCCACCAGTCCTCGTACGGGCGGGAAGCGGCGGGCGTGTTCGCGGCGGCGGTGGCCGCGGCGTGCGTGCCGGGGGCGACGGCGGGCTCGGTGGTGGAGACGGCCGTGTCCCTGGCGAAGGACGGCACCCGGGCGGCCATCGAAGCGGTCCGGGACGTCGCGCGCGGCTGCCGGGACTTCGAGTCGGCGCTGGTTCCGCTACGGGAGGCGGTCGCCCCGTACGACTCGGTCGGACCGGATTACCGCGAGCCGTCGCTGGGGGCCCGGCGTCCGTCGCGGCTGCACTCGATCGAGGAGCTGCCGATCGCCCTCGGCATGCTGCTGATCGCGGACGGGGCGTACGAGGGCTCGGTGCTCGGAGCGGTGAACTACGGGCGGGACTGTGATTCGACGGCCACGATGGCGGGGGCGCTGTCGGGGGCCCTGAACGGGCTCTCGGCCGTACCCGAGGCGTGGGCGAAGCAGGTCGCGGAGGCGAGCCGGCTCGACCTGCACGCCCCGGCGGCGGCGCTGACGGCGGTGGCCCGCGAGGTCTTCACCCGGGACAGGGACCGCCGCCGCGCCCACGAATCGGCGTTCACCACGATCGCGGCCCTCCAATGA
- a CDS encoding ADP-ribosylglycohydrolase family protein, with translation MQGGDASTGGLRRIEGLLLGLAAGDAAGWPAARHRASRMPEWTRRLTRELDTFAEQNATTTLPVPIALNQPPEPLRLGPSDDAEWAAFAAESVLTAAGVLLSDLSRSRRMRAAIDLAWNALASEVAAAAERAPEVESAVLPLRARISVRAGLGNLAAGLRPPATGHDNPHYFDDAACVRACVLAVVHPGDPRAAADLAEFDARYTQDGDGVHGARAMAAAIATALAGADTDAAVDAALEQLPEATEIGRNARHAVKLARTDDGGGAFALVPLLEHQIVDHVYSYGIAAAETVPVALALVTAARGDVARAVPAAACLSRVADSAPALAGALTGALGGGDCLPAAWREACRTLSGCALPRLAGTDLVELAALLARTELTSPKARATPAPQGMIRT, from the coding sequence GTGCAGGGGGGTGACGCCTCGACCGGCGGGCTCCGGCGGATCGAGGGGCTGTTGCTCGGGCTCGCGGCAGGCGATGCGGCCGGCTGGCCCGCCGCTCGACACCGGGCCAGCCGGATGCCCGAGTGGACCCGCCGCCTCACCCGCGAGCTCGACACCTTCGCCGAGCAGAACGCCACCACGACCCTCCCCGTCCCCATCGCCCTCAACCAGCCCCCCGAGCCCCTGCGCCTGGGCCCTTCCGACGACGCCGAGTGGGCCGCCTTCGCCGCCGAGTCGGTGCTCACCGCCGCCGGGGTCCTGCTCAGCGACCTCTCCCGCTCCCGCAGGATGCGTGCCGCCATCGACCTGGCCTGGAACGCCCTGGCCAGCGAGGTGGCGGCCGCCGCCGAACGGGCCCCGGAAGTCGAGTCGGCCGTCTTGCCCCTGCGCGCCCGCATCTCCGTCCGCGCCGGCCTCGGCAACCTCGCCGCCGGCCTGCGCCCGCCCGCCACCGGCCACGACAACCCCCACTACTTCGACGACGCCGCCTGCGTCCGCGCCTGCGTCCTGGCCGTCGTCCACCCCGGGGACCCCCGCGCCGCGGCGGACCTCGCCGAGTTCGACGCCCGCTACACCCAGGACGGCGACGGCGTCCACGGCGCCCGCGCCATGGCCGCCGCCATCGCCACCGCCCTCGCCGGCGCGGACACCGACGCCGCCGTCGACGCCGCCCTGGAGCAGCTCCCCGAAGCCACCGAGATCGGCCGCAACGCACGCCACGCCGTCAAGCTCGCCCGCACCGACGACGGCGGCGGCGCCTTCGCCCTCGTCCCGCTCCTGGAGCACCAGATCGTCGACCACGTCTACAGCTACGGGATCGCCGCCGCCGAAACCGTCCCCGTCGCGCTCGCCCTGGTCACGGCCGCCCGTGGGGACGTCGCCCGGGCCGTCCCCGCCGCCGCCTGCCTCTCGCGCGTCGCGGACTCCGCCCCCGCCCTCGCCGGGGCCCTGACCGGCGCGCTCGGCGGCGGCGACTGCCTGCCCGCCGCCTGGCGCGAGGCCTGCCGCACCCTCTCCGGCTGCGCCCTCCCCCGCCTCGCCGGCACCGACCTGGTCGAACTCGCCGCGCTGCTCGCCCGTACGGAACTCACCTCACCCAAAGCCCGCGCAACGCCCGCACCCCAAGGGATGATTCGGACATGA